In Dyadobacter sp. CECT 9275, the following proteins share a genomic window:
- a CDS encoding L-ribulose-5-phosphate 4-epimerase, with translation MSRYTYLKEQVFEANMEIPKENLAIVTFGNVSGIDRQEGVVAIKPSGVPYNRLKVEDIVIVDLDNVVIEGSMRPSSDTRTHTLLYKNFPSIGGVCHTHSTYAVAWAQAQKPIPNLGTTHADHLVQAVPVTEVMTDEAILRDYELETGYQILETFTRNALSPEEVEMVLVACHGPFTWGKDPAKAIYNSVVLEEIAKMAFLTLQINASAETIKQTLIDKHYFRKHGKDAYYGQGC, from the coding sequence ATGTCAAGATATACTTATTTGAAGGAGCAGGTTTTTGAAGCCAATATGGAAATTCCCAAGGAAAACCTTGCCATCGTAACTTTTGGTAATGTGAGTGGGATAGACCGGCAGGAAGGGGTAGTGGCTATTAAGCCGAGCGGGGTACCGTACAACAGGCTAAAGGTGGAAGATATTGTTATTGTAGACCTTGACAACGTAGTTATTGAAGGTAGCATGAGGCCTTCGTCAGATACCCGAACACATACGCTTTTGTATAAAAACTTTCCATCAATAGGGGGAGTATGTCATACCCATTCGACCTATGCCGTAGCCTGGGCCCAAGCACAAAAGCCAATTCCTAATCTGGGGACCACCCATGCGGATCATCTCGTTCAGGCCGTACCGGTTACCGAAGTGATGACAGATGAAGCCATTCTGCGGGATTATGAATTGGAAACGGGGTATCAGATCCTTGAAACCTTTACCCGTAACGCTCTCAGTCCTGAGGAGGTCGAGATGGTGTTGGTGGCCTGCCATGGGCCTTTTACCTGGGGCAAAGATCCGGCCAAGGCGATTTATAATTCCGTTGTGCTGGAAGAAATTGCGAAGATGGCTTTTCTGACATTACAGATCAATGCATCGGCTGAAACTATTAAACAGACTCTGATTGACAAACACTATTTCCGCAAGCATGGTAAAGACGCCTATTACGGGCAGGGTTGTTAA